CAACCGACAATTTTGCGTGAATGTAGGTCAACGAAAGCGCACAGGTAGCTGAATCCTTCTTTGGTGGGAATGTAGGTGATGTCAGTGAGCCAAACTTGATTAATAGTTTGGGCCCAAAAGTTTTGCTTAAGAAGGTTCTCGGCGACGGGGTGATCATGATTGGAATCCGTGGTCGAGATTCTAAATTTCGTGCGGCGATTCGCTTGGATTCCTGCCTTACGCATGTACTTGGCGACGGTGTTTCGGCTGCACTGAACTCCTCGTTTCAATAGTTCGCGTTGCATTCTTGGACTTCCATAGGCATCGTGATGCCTTTCCAAGCGAATCCTTTTGATCGCCTGCGTGATTTGCATTTCTTTCTGCTCGGTCGTGGTGCCGTCGCGTCTGGAAAACTGATAGTACGCTGCACGCGTCACTTCGAGAGTTCGACAGAGCACCGCAACCGGCCATCGATCGCGATGCTTGTCAATAAAAGTGAGCCTCAGCTGCTTTCTTTGGCGAAAAACGCTGTCGCTTTTTTTAAAATGTCGCGTTCCATCTTGAGCTGTCGGTTCTCCTCACGGAGTCGTTTCAGTTCGGCCTCGACCAACTGACTGCCAATCACTTCGGCACTGAAAGTCCCATCTTCATCAAAAGCCTTCTTCCATTTGCGAATCAAAGTTT
The sequence above is drawn from the Novipirellula galeiformis genome and encodes:
- a CDS encoding IS3 family transposase (programmed frameshift), with amino-acid sequence MDKRRTFSREFKLAAVKKVIEQGLSYAVVAKDLRVGETLIRKWKKAFDEDGTFSAEVIGSQLVEAELKRLREENRQLKMERDIFKKSDSVFRQRKQLRLTFIDKHRDRWPVAVLCRTLEVTRAAYYQFSRRDGTTTEQKEMQITQAIKRIRLERHHDAYGSPRMQRELLKRGVQCSRNTVAKYMRKAGIQANRRTKFRISTTDSNHDHPVAENLLKQNFWAQTINQVWLTDITYIPTKEGFSYLCAFVDLHSRKIVGWKTSRNIDSELVVGALDQALVLRSPPTGLIVHSDRGSQFASEHFRSRLTANGLTQSMSRRGNCYDNAPMESFFKSYKTEEARQIYDTHEHATRGVSEYIECFYNPCRLHSSLGYQSPIDFEQSIEEPLFVGES